The Macaca mulatta isolate MMU2019108-1 chromosome 19, T2T-MMU8v2.0, whole genome shotgun sequence sequence agaatggcttgaacctgggaggcggaggttgtggtgagccgagatcatgccatggcactccagcctgggcatcaagagcgaaactccatttcaaaaaaaaaaaaaatactaataatccCAACACTACATTTACCATCACTGACGTTTCCCTCTATACATGTATTACAATGTATGTGTTTCAGAATAAGAGCTCATACTCTTATTGATGTTCTATTTTGTTGCTATACTCATTATTTGCTATTGTTTTGTTGTTACCTCACACTACTCCCtattattaatagtaatattGGCTATCAATAGTAATATTGGCGATATACTGTTATGATCTCACTATTCCCCACATCTGATCCTCCTCCCATCAAGCAGTCGCAAAGCCTACCAGGAACTCTCTCATTCTCAAGCCAGGCTTTTCCCCTCCAGTGCCTCCAGGGCCAGGCCTTCACCTGATGGGAAGGAGATGGAGGTGGGGCTAAATCCCCAAGTCCCCAGCACCAAGCAAAGACCAACAGCAGCACCCTCGGGCCCTACAGACAAATGGGATACAGTAGGTGAGCCCAGttaattacttttttctcttttttttttgagacggagtttcactctttttgcccaggctggagtgcagtggcgtaatctcagctcaccataacctgtgcctcctgggttcaagtgattctcctgcctcagcctcccgagtagctgggattacaggcatgtgccaccatgcccagctaagtttgtatttttagtagagacggggtttctccatgttggtcaggctggtctccaactccggacctcaggtgatccggctgcctcggcctcccaaagtgctgggattacaggcatgaaccactgtgcccagccttaatgaCTCTTAGTAAACCAGATGAAGCCGGGTGCattggctcctgcctgtaatcccaacactttgggaggccaaggcaggaggactgggcatcatagcaagacctcatttctataaaaaataaaattagccaagtgtgatgggctgagcctatagtcccagctacttgggagcctgaggcaggagttggaagttgcagtgaggtatgattggGCCACTGAAGTCCAATTTGGGTGacacagaccccatctctaaaaaaatgcAGACGGCTGGCTGGATGGCAAGATGGGTGGAGCCTAGGGAGGGCACACAAACTCATTAGACAAAGCCGTCTGTTCCCTGGCATTGCTAAAAGCCCCATTCACCCCTCCATGCCGCCTAATGGTTTCGCCCAGTTTCCCCTTCACCAGTGGGAACACCCAAATGCGGGCTAGACCCCAGGAGATGAAAGTTCAACCGCAACTTCCCCTGGCTCTATGTCCGATCTCTCTCCTGTTAAAGGCTTTATCATGCCCACCCAAGCTCAGCTAGAGTGGTTATTGCGAGAAACAAGGTGGAAGCGACTCCTTTAAAGCACTATACAAAGTCATTAAATCTTTATTGAGGCATCTGTGTGCCAGAAACTGATCACACACAGGCATAAGGCACGGTCCCTGCCCTcgaggagctcacagtctagtaaGGAAGACAGATGGGGAACCGATTCCCCAAAGATGGGGGGAGTAGGGGAGGCAGTGCTTAGAGTGGGGAGCCATTGTCCCACCCACCCCACACTCCAAAGTCCAGGCTGGCCAGAAGAAAGTGAGTAGGAAACTTAGCATCCTCTCTCTTACCTTCCCTGTGACAGCAGACTTCTCTCACTCTGTCCTAACATCACAAGAGGACAAGCGGAGAGACAAGGATGAGAAGAATACAGGTACTGTCCTCAAAAAGCTAGAACACCCCTGGCAGGATATATACAACAGTATTTTATTTCCCGAAGCCGCAAACCAGCGCAGCAGAAGCTGGGGATACTGGGGAATGTTGGAAAAACAGGGCCTGGGCCAGCCCAGTCCAGTGGTGGGAACAGGAAGTGATGGGAAGAGGGAGTACCTAGGGCCAGAGAAGTATGTGAGAGGGAAATTTCCAGGTGGAGAAGCTCACAGCAGGACACCAGCAGCCACGGCCAACAGAAGGGCTGCCAATCCAGCCGTGGGAGCCACACCACCTCTATTATGGGGCTGCTGGGGCCCCCCTTTTGCAGGATACTGCCCCGAATTGCTGCGGTCCTGGTGGCCAGCGGCGCCTCCAGTCAACCTGGGCTCCTCATCCTGGGAGGCCTCGTGTTCTGCTCCCTGTCTCGAAGTCTGACTGGTTGGGGCTGGCATGGGTTTGGTGGTGGATGTGGGTCTCACTGGGGCCGAGGTAGAGGTGGTGACAGACGTGGTTGAGGCCACAGATATGGTTGAGGCCACAGTCGTGGGCTCTGGAGGGGGCAGCCGGACAAGGGGTGGGATTCGAGGGGAGAAGTAGGTCTTGTTGCGGAGGTCAGAGTTACAGCGGGACCCCTGGCAACAGGAGCCACTGAGCGTGAACCCTGGGCCTGTTACTCCATCCCGAGTGCAGAATTCATCCTGGACACAGCCCCGGACGGGCAAGGACACAGTCACATTAGCTACAGGAAGGAGACACAGATAGGTCAGTGGCTGGAGGGAAAGAGGTTGACACAGCCAGAATGAAACTTAGAGGCATCAGGCAAGAACAGAGAACcccactgggcgtggtggctcacgcctgtagtcccagcactttgggaagcagaggcagggggatcactgggcaacagagtgagactctgtcttgaaaaaaaaaaaaaaaacagagaacccCTCAAAATGAGACAGAAGGTCTCTGCATCCATTAATCCCAAAATCTAAACTCAGGTGCTACTATGAGAAACAGACAGACTCACTGTCTTTGGCACATGGTGGATTAACATTTTCCATTGTGCTTTGAATGGAAATGTGTGTAGGCTGAAATAAAAATAGTGCTTACAACAAAGGTTTAGACTGAGATACAAGACCTCTCACAAGACCACAGGGCAGAACAAACTTCCTTTACAACCCTCCGGCCATTATCCCCCTAGCCTTCACCCCAGCTTTTACTTCCCCAACAGAATTTAGTCTTAGAGTCAGAGCTACATTCTCCCCACCAGgctcagtggttcacgcctgtaatcccagcactctgggagacctaggcagggggatcgcttagcccaggagttcaataccagcctgggcaacaaggacaGACTCCACtgttaccaaaaataaaagtaaccagTCGTGGCGGTGtacccttgtagtcccagctacttgggaggctgaggcaggaggactgcttgagcccaagaggtagaggctgcagtgagctatgactgcgccactgcaatgagctatgattgctccactgcactccagtctaggcgatagatcaagaccctgtcttttaaaaaaattagtaataataaaattaaaaagaactacATCTTTTTAAGCATAGCTGGCAAGGGAATGGGGTTTGAAGAACTTCATTTTCCATGGTTACATCTCTCAATACTCTGGGACAGGCGGGGACCCCTTGAGTTTTAAGGGCTAAGAAACTAGAGATTCTCCGCAGTGCCTGGGCAGAAGCTTGGAGGCTTAAATACCTCTGAAGTACCTGGCAGCCCTCTATGGAAATGTATTTCCCTCCAAAACACTCTTGGACAAACCATCACTGTCCCCACACTATTAATACGTTGGGGGAAGGGACTGCATTTTCCATGATGCCCTACGATACAAGCATTTAGGCCCCACGGTTCCCAGAATGCATCGCAGGTGAAGGAAACGCTTTGGGTAAAGGGCTCCCTACTGCCCAGGGTGATTCAGAAGTGCTACCACAACTCCTGTAGGTCCCGTGCTCCAGGGCTCCCTCACCTGCCGTCAAGGTCACGTTGCCGTCGAAGCAGCCATTGTAGACATGATCGCTGGCGTTGTAGCAGCTGACGACCGGCGGCGATGTACCCTGGCACGCCTCGCGGCTCAGGCCCACACAGCTGTAGCACTCCACGCCGTTGGGCGGGTATGCACTCTCATTACCTGCGAGGGGGGCCCAGAGGAAGAAAAGGCGTCGAAAGGGTTCGGGAACCGCAGCGCGTCTTCTAGCCCCGCCCCTAAGGCGtgacacccccccacacacagtcAATAACCCCGCCTACTAATAGCCCCGCCCCAGCGCGCAACCTCCTGGTGCCTACAGCCAGAAAGTCCCGCCTGCTGCCTCTTGGCCCCGCCCTAGAGTAtaacccccacacccagcccaggcCGAGTACTCCCGGCTCCGCCTCCATCTTGGCGGGCCCGAATGTAGCTCCGCCCCCACAGCTACGGCCCCGCCCCCACGGACCTGCCGGGTCGAGCGCCCGCGAGGTGAGGTTGAGCTTGGCGTTGCAGCGGTCCTGAGCGCATTGCTGCAGCTGGATGAACGCCAGAAGCCCGTGAAGATCCAGGCCGCGGTCATTCTTGCCGGGGAGTCCCGAACCGCAACCCCGCACTCCCATCGAGAATTGTCCGTGGACTGGGCAAAGGGACAGGGGCGGGATTAGCTGTGGGCGTGGTCTCAGATGGAGCGTAGCCCAGAGTTGGGTAAGGTCTGGGAGGGGCGGGGCCTCAAATAGGCCAACACCAGAGGACTGACAGGCCGGAATTGGCAGATTGGCGCCCCCAAAGAGCCGCTCAGAGCGGAAAGAACGACCGAAGGAGGCAGGAGCGGGGTCATGGAACGGGGGCTGAACCTCAAAGAGGTGAGTCGGAGGAGACATCCCGGTTGACAGGGATGGGGAGGTCTCAGTGGTGGAGCAGAAAAGATGCATAGGACGTGACCTCGTTCCAAACCTGAGCTCTCCCAGTCCGCCCCACCCAGTTCTCAATTCTCTGCTCCTCGCCCTTGTAATCGTTAATAGAGAAGCCCTGGCCTGGGAGGAGGGGCGAAGCTGTGTCGTAGGGTCCTGGATAGGCTGAAAGGGAGGGGTGGGGTCGCGTTAAAGGGGCGTGGCCAATCCAGAAACGACTATaaggaggctgggctgggccgGAGGATCCTCCATTGGTGTGCGTGGCCCGGGGGTCCCCACTCACTGGTCTCCACCGCCCCGACTGCCTCGGTGCAGACGTCTACGCCCGGCGCGCACTTCACCGTCTTCATCTTGTGTGGGGAGCATCCGTCATCTGCTTTTTGCACGCAGCTGTAGCACTCCAGGGCCTGCGCTCCTGGGGGAGCGGAGCCGAGTAGACCTGAGCCCTCCTTGCTAAATCGTCCTCCCCCAAGAGAGAAATAGTCCTTCCCATGGCCCTCTGTCCCGGGATGAGACAGTCCTATTGCACACACTTTTCCAGGGCAGGAGTAGGGAAAAGCTTTCCACAAATCTGGAAGCACGGGAATCACTGGACCCTTTTCCTTCACACCCACTATGCCAACCGTGGGCGTGTCCTTCCCACAGCCCCGTATGCCCACTGTAGGCGATCCCCGCCATGGAGCCCCTCATCCCGGGGTAGGAGAGATACCTCCTCATAGTTTTCTGCTCAGAAGGAGAGAACTTCTCCCACAGTAGACTGTGCTAGACTATGCTCAGTGAGGGATCCCTTCCCACAGCCCCCTTCTGCTCAAATGAGAGAACTCTGCCCACAGCTTCTCTGCCCAGGACAGgggactttttgtttgtttgtttgagacggagtctcgctatgtcaccaggctagagtgcagtggcacaatctcggctcactgcaacctccgcctcccggattcaagcgattctcctgcctcagcctcccgagtagccaggactacaggcgcgcgccaccacgcccagctaatttttgtatttttagtacagacggggtttcaacatgttgaccaggctggtctcggtcgcttgacctcatgatccgcccgcctcgcctcccaaagtgctgggattacaggcatgagccactgcgcccggcctaggagCAGGGTACTTCTTTCCACAGCTTCAGGATGGGAAATTTTGCCCACAGTTCCCCCTGTCCGTGGTGGGGAACCCTTCCTACTGCCCACGGTGGAGGACGCTTCCCACTGCCTCCTCTGCTCAGGATGGGGAACTTTGCCTACAGTGCCCTCTGCTTATGCGGGGATCCTTCCCACAGCCTTCTCTGTAGGGGGCCAGAGGAGCCTCTTCCCTAGGAGCCCCCATTCTACCCCTTCCACCTCTCCGGGCAGCAGACCCACCTCtgcaaagcagcagcagcagcagcagccagccTGCGTTCCAGATCATGGCCTGGGCACCTGCTTTCCTGGCGGGGTCCATGGCTCCGTCCTGCTCCCTTGGCGTCCCCCCTGGGTGTGCCGCCTCCCAGCCCGGGCCCTCTTACCTGAGCCCAAGATGAGTAACCTCGCCCCAGGCAACCCCAGCCTTGCCCAACCGGGCCAACTCAGCGTCGGCTGTGGGGCGGGGCCCCGCCCCTAGGCGCGTCATCCACAGGGAGAGCGGTCCCTGCCCTGTGAAGTTGCCAaggagggaaagggtgggagctGAGGTTCCCTGACAGCTCGCGGGAGAAagtctgtgtgtgtttggagtGGGGGAGTAGTGGGGCTTAAAGAGAGGCTGGGGCTACTGACATTCAGTGTTTATGAACTGTTAAATGAGCATCTACAGTGTGCTCGGCTTTGGCCTGGGTAATGCTGGAGATGAAGACAGAACCAGTGCCTGTCCTGGCAGAGCTCACCCTCTGATGGGGGAGACAGATACTAATCAAATAATTGTACAAATTGTTGTTTACCACAGAGACTAAGACACTGAAGGAAAAAGTGTAGTGATACAAGGAGATGTGGAGTCTAGGAGTGGGTCCTGGTCGGTGAGGGCTTCCTTGAGATTATCTGAGATGCAACCTCAAGGGCATGCAGGATTTAGCCAGCTAGAGCAGGTCAAGAGAGGGACACAGTCCTTTACAAGCAGAGGGACCAGCACGTGGGAACACCTGGAGGTGGGAGGTAGGACGGACCATTCAAACACGGAAAGGAGAGCGGTGCTCCTGAGCTCAGAAGGCCATAGGAGAAGGGCAGGAACTGAGATGAAAGAGTCAGGCAGAGGCCAAGACCCTCAGGGCATTAGAGGCCCTGACAAGAGATGTGGATTAATTATGAGAATAGTAGAGAATCTTTAAGAGGGTCTAAATGAGCTGGAGGACGTGATAGATTTGCTTCTTAATATGATCAACGTGAGAAATAGTGCAGCTAGCCATCAAGAAGTAaatggaggccaggtgcagtggctcatgcctgtaatcacagcacttggggaggccgaggcgggtggatcacttgagatcaggagtttgagaccagcctgggcaacatggcaaaaccccatctctataaagaaaaaaaaaaaaaaattagccaggtgcagtggcatgtacctgctgtcccagctacgcgggagggtgaggcaggagaatcacttgagcctaggaggtggaggttgcagtgagctgagaccgtgccactgcactccaacctgggcaacagagtgagaccctgtctcaaaaaaaaaaaattaaaaaaagtaagtGGATCTGAGAGTaggatatttgattttaaaaaaggaaaaagaaaaagaagtgaatggCAAAAGAGAGTGGTTGATTCGGccaatggaatattacacagcaatGGAAAAGATCCAACACCTGATATATGCAGCAACATATCTCAAAAACTTTgtgttggggccaggcacagtggctcacacctgtaaacccagcactttgagagaccaaagtgggaggatcacttgaacccaggggtttgagaccagcctgggcaacatagtgagaccccatctcattttatttttaaaaaagaaaaaacttggtGTTGAGTTTAGAAagccttaaacaaaacaaaacagactgtGTAACTCAATTTATATGAAGTTCCAGAACAGACAAAACTAACCAGTGGTGCCAGAAATCAGAACACAAGTTACTTTTGGGAGGGCATCACCCCAGAAGGAGCAACAGGGAGGAGCTCCCACGATCTTCCTCTAGGTGACAGCCACATGTGTGTACAGATACGTAGAGAATCAGACTCAGGCCTGTCACTGGATGTATGTTATTCTTCAATGAAAACAAGGTAAGAATGTCACTGTGACCTCtgtataaaaaaggaaaatgactctAGAAGCGGTGAGAGAGAAGGCCAGGAAACCAACAAGGGGCCGGGTAGTTTTCCAGGGAAGAAAGAGCAAAACAGCCCCTAACAGCTGGGAGTTGGCCTGGCACAAACAGTGAGGCCATGGAGTTCAACTACACATAATTTTACAGAGCACCAACCTGGACAAGGCCACACTGCAACAGtaaaggatcagaaaaaaatcaatagcctgggcaacacagggaaacctcatctctactaaaaatacaaaaaattagctgggcgtgggggcgtgcgcctataatcccagctacttgagaggctgagctgggagaatcacctaagcctgggaggttgaggctgcagtgagctgagattacgccactgcactccagcctgggcaaccagagtgagaccctgtctcaaaaaaaacaaaaaacaaagaaagaaaaaaaaatcaagaccaaTCCATAACCATGTCtgaacacagaaacaaacaagatCATTGTGCAAACCACAGAATGACTAAGCATCCCCATATCCTGGCTAATATAAATGACTGCTTATATTTATATTACAACTTTAACCTCActttgtttctcctgcctcataaATGAGATTTATGCAAATGCCTAATCACAGCATTACTCCTTCTCCGTTTAACAGTATCTAAACTAGAATGAGGCCCCACTTCCTTGCACCATTCCCAAGACCACCACACACAAGCCCAAATCTTAAAATCAATCCTTTCTGGCcaggtgctcacacctgtaatcccagcactttgggaggccaaaggggtggatcacctgagctcaagagttcgagaccagaccagtcaacgtggtgaaaccctgtctctactaaaactacaaaaaattagctgggtgtggtggcacacacctgtaatcccagctactcggaaggctgaggcaggagaattgctgaaccaaggaggcggaggttgcagtgagctgagatcgccccactgcactccaacctgggtgacagagcaagactctgactcaaggccgggcgcggtggctcaagcctgtaatcccagcactttgggagtccgagacgggcggatcacgaggtcaggagatcgagaccatcctggctaacacggtgaaaccccgtctctactaaaaaatacaaaaaactagccgggcgaggtggcgggcgcctgtagtcccagctactcgggaggctgagacaggagaatggcgtaaacccgggaagcggagcttgcagtgagccgagatcgcgccactgcactccagcctgggtgacagagccagactccgtctcaaaaaaaaaaaaaaaaaaaaaaaagactctgactcaaaaaaaaaaaacacaatcctTTCTAACACCCTTTTACTTAGACACCTCACAGTTACCTCATGGTGTGCTTTCTCCCTCACTGCAAGAAGCAATAAACCCAACTTGTTCAACCACAGATGTGTCCCTGGTGGAGAACACTGACACAGGCCAGAGCGGATGTACTTGGCCAAGGGTGTCCTAAAGGAAAGGTGAAGaatggaaagatctaaaatattttagaaagaagaaCAAGTAGGGATTACCGATGGATCCGATGTGAGGGAAGAGGAAGTGGGAGGTTTCCAAGCTGATTCCGGACAGTTCTTGCTATAAACCACATCATGACATTAATACCAATGGTAACAAAAGTTATAATAACAACAGTGACTGAGTATCGAGTGTTTGTTTCTCAGAAACTATTTTGAACAGGGggcatgcattatctcatttaatcctcacctgTAAGTATGGTTATTATCATTTATTAACCACCTACTCTGTGCTTAGCACTTTCTGGGAATCCTCTCTGAGTGTCACGACAGCTCTGCAAAGAGAACTAagtctcatttcacagatggggaaactgaggctgggagaggcttggaagtggcagaaccaggatttgaatccagggcTGTCTCCAAAGGCCCCCAGTGCCACTTGCCAAAGTCAGAGCCTGGCTTTAGGCCTGAGATTATGTTTTGCAATGACCCTTAGTTTTACAGCCACAGACGCATGCATTTGAATACCAACTCTGCCCCTAATCTGCTGTGTGACTTGATCAAGTGGCTCCAATTCTTTGATGTTCAAAGGCCTCCTGTCTAAACAAAAACTATGACAAAAGCACATGTATGCAGTGCTTCCTCGGTGCCAGGCAACTTTCCACACCCTTTACACACAATCCCATGAGAGATTTCTATGATAGTCAATTTACAAATGGGGAAATCGAGGCAGGCATCGGGGGCTTAACAACTTGCTCAGAGTCACAAAGCTAGGAAGTGGGGGAGATGgtatttgaactcaggcagtctggcttAACTAACAATATCTACAATTAGGTACATGGGTCCACTGGATATCAGCTGTGAAACTTTGATAATTACTTGGCCCCtgtgtgcctcagtgtcctcgtcttcatccataaaatgagggtCTTAGTAGTACCCACCTCATAGGGCTGCTAGGGCGCCAATGTTAAATATATGTGAAATGATTAAAATAGGGTCCAATTCTAGGAGCTATGAAAGCATTAGTTTTTATTACTAATAATGGGTTaagggccaagcacagtggctggtgcctgtaatcccagcactttgtaggggctgagacgggcagataacttgagtctaggagtttgagaccagcctgggcaacttagtgaagtcccatctctacaaaaaatacaaaaattagccaagtgtggtggtgtgcacctgtagatccaactacacgggaggctgaggtgggaggatcacattgagcctgggaggtcaaggctgcagtaagttgtgatcacatcactgcactccagcctgggtgacagagagagaccctgtaataatttaaatagattgttagtattactattattattaatagccCCCACTTCTTGAGTTCCAACCATGTGCCACAGAGGGTGGTGGGCTCTTATACAAGCAATCTCGCCTTGAATTCCTAATGAGGGGGTAGAGGGGAGGATCTCTTTCACAGAGGAAGActctgagacccagagagaggaaggTATCTGTTCAAGTTCACACAGCAAGGGAAGTGGCAGAGTCAGATGTCAGACCTGGCTACATGGGGCTGGCTCACTGTCTGATGACGAGACAAGCAGCGGTCGTATTTATAAAGATATTATCTGTTCCCCAGACCCTGTGAGGCACCCCCCGCTCCCAACAATGACGAGCACTTCAGTCACCTGGGTGAGGTCACTTGGCATCatgctgaagctcagagagagaaagtgaatGACTCCTTGTGAAGTCATTCATTCAGCACTGGCCCCTGCCCGCCCCCCCGCCTCCCAGCCTTAGAATCTTAGCCCCGATTCTTGCTATGCTGTGTGATGCTGCATAAATGCttgcacctctctgagcctccaaggtgtctttcttttcttttttctttttttttttttttttttgagacggagtttcactcttgttgcccaggctggagtgcaaatggcgtgatctcagctcaccacaacctccgcctcccgggttcaagcaattctcctacctcagcctcccgagtagctgggattacaggtatccaccaccacactcagataattttttctatttttagtagaggtggggtttcgccatgttggtcaggctggtctcgaactcccgatctcaggtgatccacctgcctcagcctctcaaagtcctgggattacaggcgtgaaccaccgcgcccggcccaaggtgtcttttttataataaaaggacCATCTTTCATGGTAGAGTAAGGCAGTGGGCAAAATGTCAAGTCTGGAAGTGGACAGACACATTTTAATCCTATCTCTGCCACCCTCTTGCTGTGTAACCTCAAGCAActccatctccctctctgaaCTTTGGCTGAAAACCCCTACCTCCTGAGGGATAGAGCGGGGACCCAGTGAGGGACACGCAGGGTGAGACAAGCGTTATTATTGTGTGCTGCTCTGAAGCAGGAGGCCCT is a genomic window containing:
- the LYPD3 gene encoding ly6/PLAUR domain-containing protein 3 isoform X1, producing the protein MDPARKAGAQAMIWNAGWLLLLLLLCRGAQALECYSCVQKADDGCSPHKMKTVKCAPGVDVCTEAVGAVETIHGQFSMGVRGCGSGLPGKNDRGLDLHGLLAFIQLQQCAQDRCNAKLNLTSRALDPAGNESAYPPNGVECYSCVGLSREACQGTSPPVVSCYNASDHVYNGCFDGNVTLTAANVTVSLPVRGCVQDEFCTRDGVTGPGFTLSGSCCQGSRCNSDLRNKTYFSPRIPPLVRLPPPEPTTVASTISVASTTSVTTSTSAPVRPTSTTKPMPAPTSQTSRQGAEHEASQDEEPRLTGGAAGHQDRSNSGQYPAKGGPQQPHNRGGVAPTAGLAALLLAVAAGVLL
- the LYPD3 gene encoding ly6/PLAUR domain-containing protein 3 isoform X2 encodes the protein MDPARKAGAQAMIWNAGWLLLLLLRGGTQALECYSCVQKADDGCSPHKMKTVKCAPGVDVCTEAVGAVETIHGQFSMGVRGCGSGLPGKNDRGLDLHGLLAFIQLQQCAQDRCNAKLNLTSRALDPAGNESAYPPNGVECYSCVGLSREACQGTSPPVVSCYNASDHVYNGCFDGNVTLTAANVTVSLPVRGCVQDEFCTRDGVTGPGFTLSGSCCQGSRCNSDLRNKTYFSPRIPPLVRLPPPEPTTVASTISVASTTSVTTSTSAPVRPTSTTKPMPAPTSQTSRQGAEHEASQDEEPRLTGGAAGHQDRSNSGQYPAKGGPQQPHNRGGVAPTAGLAALLLAVAAGVLL